In Gambusia affinis linkage group LG08, SWU_Gaff_1.0, whole genome shotgun sequence, a single window of DNA contains:
- the LOC122835691 gene encoding alpha-1,3-mannosyl-glycoprotein 4-beta-N-acetylglucosaminyltransferase C-like isoform X3, with translation MRLLWKSVDKMRCFRKRSTLPVLTFLLTALLFFNLYMNDGYVLEGEKKQLGETLIHPSSSDRYVHTFKDLSNFSGSINVTYRCLAGIPLSRKKYLTIGLASVKRKRGNYLLETIKSIFDQSSYEELKEIVVVVHLADFDLVWCENVVQEITRKFAHHIIAGRLLVIQAPEEFYPSLDGLKRNYNDPEDRVRFRSKQNVDYAFLLNFCTNLSHFYMMLEDDVRCSRNFLTALKKVITSREGSYWVMMEFSKLGYIGKLYHSRDLPRLAHFLLMFYQEMPCDWLLIHFRGLLAQKDVIRFKPSLFQHMGYYSSYKGVENKLKDDDFEEDSIDIPDNPPAGIYTNINVFENYDATKAYSSIVDEYFWGKPPCTGDFFIIIFNKSTKISRMKIVTGTEDRQNDILHHGALEVGQKSVETKQGRQCTSYITLGEFKVGNIEINDVDHKIGFDIECVRIVVTASQKEWLIIRTISLWTTSPVGQLK, from the exons ATGAGGCTGCTGTGGAAGTCCGTGGACAAGATGAGGTGTTTCAGAAAACGATCCACGCTCCCCGTCCTCACCTTCCTGCTCACCGCGCTGCTCTTTTTCAACCTTTACATGAATGATGGTTACGTCCTG GAAGGTGAAAAGAAACAGCTGGGAGAGACGTTGATTCATCCTTCAAGCTCTGACAGATACGTGCACACGTTCAAAGATTTGTCCAATTTCTCCGGGAGTATCAATGTGACGTATCGCTGCCTTGCTGGAATTCCTCTGTCAAGAAAAA AGTATCTTACCATCGGGTTGGCATCTGTCAAGAGGAAAAGGGGAAACTACCTCCTGGAGACGATCAAATCCATCTTTGACCAGTCCAGCTACGAGGAGCTGAAAGAGATTGTGGTTGTGGTCCACCTGGCGGACTTTGACCTGGTCTGGTGTGAGAATGTGGTGCAGGAGATCACCAGGAAGTTCGCTCACCACATCATAGCCGGACGCCTCCTGGTCATCCAGGCCCCAGAGGAGTTCTACCCGTCTCTGGACGGCTTGAAGAGAAATTACAACGACCCGGAGGACAGAGTCCGTTTCCGCTCCAAGCAGAACGTCGACTACGCTTTCCTCCTGAACTTCTGCACGAACCTGTCGCACTTCTACATGATGCTGGAGGACGACGTGCGCTGCTCCCGGAACTTCCTGACGGCGCTGAAGAAGGTGATAACCTCCAGAGAAGGCTCCTACTGGGTGATGATGGAGTTCTCCAAGCTGGGCTACATCGGGAAGCTGTACCACTCCAGAGACCTGCCCCGCCTGGCTCACTTCCTCCTCATGTTCTACCAGGAAATGCCTTGCGACTGGCTCCTCATCCACTTCCGGGGCCTGCTGGCTCAAAAGGACGTGATCCGCTTCAAGCCCTCGCTGTTCCAGCACATGGGCTACTACTCGTCCTACAAAGGAGTGGAGAACAAACTGAAGGACGACGACTTCGAGGAGGACTCCATAGACATCCCGGACAACCCCCCAGCCGGCATTTACACCAACATCAACGTCTTTGAGAACTACGATGCCACCAAGGCTTACAGCAGTATAGTTGATGAGtatttctgggggaaacctccCTGCACCGGAGACTTCTTCATCATAATCTtcaacaaatcaacaaaaattaGCAGAATGAAAATAGTGACAGGGACAGAGGATCGGCAAAACGACATCCTTCACCACGGAGCTCTGGAAGTTGGACAGAAGTCTGTGGAGACCAAACAGGGAAGACAGTGTACATCCTACATCACATTAGGAGAGTTTAAAGTGGGCAACATTGAGATTAATGACGTGGACCACAAGATAGGCTTTGACATCGAGTGTGTCAGAATAGTTGTCACAGCTAGTCAGAAAGAATGGCTCATCATCAGAACTATCAGC
- the LOC122835691 gene encoding alpha-1,3-mannosyl-glycoprotein 4-beta-N-acetylglucosaminyltransferase C-like isoform X1 yields the protein MKGFCSPSGGDCNEDGLASAASALTHISSLFQARMEAQQTRHSVQLCIRLSRSVTAVIMRLLWKSVDKMRCFRKRSTLPVLTFLLTALLFFNLYMNDGYVLEGEKKQLGETLIHPSSSDRYVHTFKDLSNFSGSINVTYRCLAGIPLSRKKYLTIGLASVKRKRGNYLLETIKSIFDQSSYEELKEIVVVVHLADFDLVWCENVVQEITRKFAHHIIAGRLLVIQAPEEFYPSLDGLKRNYNDPEDRVRFRSKQNVDYAFLLNFCTNLSHFYMMLEDDVRCSRNFLTALKKVITSREGSYWVMMEFSKLGYIGKLYHSRDLPRLAHFLLMFYQEMPCDWLLIHFRGLLAQKDVIRFKPSLFQHMGYYSSYKGVENKLKDDDFEEDSIDIPDNPPAGIYTNINVFENYDATKAYSSIVDEYFWGKPPCTGDFFIIIFNKSTKISRMKIVTGTEDRQNDILHHGALEVGQKSVETKQGRQCTSYITLGEFKVGNIEINDVDHKIGFDIECVRIVVTASQKEWLIIRTISLWTTSPVGQLK from the exons ATGAAAGGCTTCTGCAGTCCCAGTGGCGGCGACTGTAATGAGGATGGGCTCGCCTCGGCAGCCAGCGCTTTGACCCACATTAGCTCGCTGTTCCAGGCCCGTATGGAGGCACAGCAGACACGACATTCTGTACAACTCTGCATCCGACTGAGTCGTT CAGTCACAGCTGTGATCATGAGGCTGCTGTGGAAGTCCGTGGACAAGATGAGGTGTTTCAGAAAACGATCCACGCTCCCCGTCCTCACCTTCCTGCTCACCGCGCTGCTCTTTTTCAACCTTTACATGAATGATGGTTACGTCCTG GAAGGTGAAAAGAAACAGCTGGGAGAGACGTTGATTCATCCTTCAAGCTCTGACAGATACGTGCACACGTTCAAAGATTTGTCCAATTTCTCCGGGAGTATCAATGTGACGTATCGCTGCCTTGCTGGAATTCCTCTGTCAAGAAAAA AGTATCTTACCATCGGGTTGGCATCTGTCAAGAGGAAAAGGGGAAACTACCTCCTGGAGACGATCAAATCCATCTTTGACCAGTCCAGCTACGAGGAGCTGAAAGAGATTGTGGTTGTGGTCCACCTGGCGGACTTTGACCTGGTCTGGTGTGAGAATGTGGTGCAGGAGATCACCAGGAAGTTCGCTCACCACATCATAGCCGGACGCCTCCTGGTCATCCAGGCCCCAGAGGAGTTCTACCCGTCTCTGGACGGCTTGAAGAGAAATTACAACGACCCGGAGGACAGAGTCCGTTTCCGCTCCAAGCAGAACGTCGACTACGCTTTCCTCCTGAACTTCTGCACGAACCTGTCGCACTTCTACATGATGCTGGAGGACGACGTGCGCTGCTCCCGGAACTTCCTGACGGCGCTGAAGAAGGTGATAACCTCCAGAGAAGGCTCCTACTGGGTGATGATGGAGTTCTCCAAGCTGGGCTACATCGGGAAGCTGTACCACTCCAGAGACCTGCCCCGCCTGGCTCACTTCCTCCTCATGTTCTACCAGGAAATGCCTTGCGACTGGCTCCTCATCCACTTCCGGGGCCTGCTGGCTCAAAAGGACGTGATCCGCTTCAAGCCCTCGCTGTTCCAGCACATGGGCTACTACTCGTCCTACAAAGGAGTGGAGAACAAACTGAAGGACGACGACTTCGAGGAGGACTCCATAGACATCCCGGACAACCCCCCAGCCGGCATTTACACCAACATCAACGTCTTTGAGAACTACGATGCCACCAAGGCTTACAGCAGTATAGTTGATGAGtatttctgggggaaacctccCTGCACCGGAGACTTCTTCATCATAATCTtcaacaaatcaacaaaaattaGCAGAATGAAAATAGTGACAGGGACAGAGGATCGGCAAAACGACATCCTTCACCACGGAGCTCTGGAAGTTGGACAGAAGTCTGTGGAGACCAAACAGGGAAGACAGTGTACATCCTACATCACATTAGGAGAGTTTAAAGTGGGCAACATTGAGATTAATGACGTGGACCACAAGATAGGCTTTGACATCGAGTGTGTCAGAATAGTTGTCACAGCTAGTCAGAAAGAATGGCTCATCATCAGAACTATCAGC
- the LOC122835691 gene encoding alpha-1,3-mannosyl-glycoprotein 4-beta-N-acetylglucosaminyltransferase C-like isoform X2, with the protein MPGQREQKKKKEKLSLKTTSGLFTSTAVTAVIMRLLWKSVDKMRCFRKRSTLPVLTFLLTALLFFNLYMNDGYVLEGEKKQLGETLIHPSSSDRYVHTFKDLSNFSGSINVTYRCLAGIPLSRKKYLTIGLASVKRKRGNYLLETIKSIFDQSSYEELKEIVVVVHLADFDLVWCENVVQEITRKFAHHIIAGRLLVIQAPEEFYPSLDGLKRNYNDPEDRVRFRSKQNVDYAFLLNFCTNLSHFYMMLEDDVRCSRNFLTALKKVITSREGSYWVMMEFSKLGYIGKLYHSRDLPRLAHFLLMFYQEMPCDWLLIHFRGLLAQKDVIRFKPSLFQHMGYYSSYKGVENKLKDDDFEEDSIDIPDNPPAGIYTNINVFENYDATKAYSSIVDEYFWGKPPCTGDFFIIIFNKSTKISRMKIVTGTEDRQNDILHHGALEVGQKSVETKQGRQCTSYITLGEFKVGNIEINDVDHKIGFDIECVRIVVTASQKEWLIIRTISLWTTSPVGQLK; encoded by the exons CAGTCACAGCTGTGATCATGAGGCTGCTGTGGAAGTCCGTGGACAAGATGAGGTGTTTCAGAAAACGATCCACGCTCCCCGTCCTCACCTTCCTGCTCACCGCGCTGCTCTTTTTCAACCTTTACATGAATGATGGTTACGTCCTG GAAGGTGAAAAGAAACAGCTGGGAGAGACGTTGATTCATCCTTCAAGCTCTGACAGATACGTGCACACGTTCAAAGATTTGTCCAATTTCTCCGGGAGTATCAATGTGACGTATCGCTGCCTTGCTGGAATTCCTCTGTCAAGAAAAA AGTATCTTACCATCGGGTTGGCATCTGTCAAGAGGAAAAGGGGAAACTACCTCCTGGAGACGATCAAATCCATCTTTGACCAGTCCAGCTACGAGGAGCTGAAAGAGATTGTGGTTGTGGTCCACCTGGCGGACTTTGACCTGGTCTGGTGTGAGAATGTGGTGCAGGAGATCACCAGGAAGTTCGCTCACCACATCATAGCCGGACGCCTCCTGGTCATCCAGGCCCCAGAGGAGTTCTACCCGTCTCTGGACGGCTTGAAGAGAAATTACAACGACCCGGAGGACAGAGTCCGTTTCCGCTCCAAGCAGAACGTCGACTACGCTTTCCTCCTGAACTTCTGCACGAACCTGTCGCACTTCTACATGATGCTGGAGGACGACGTGCGCTGCTCCCGGAACTTCCTGACGGCGCTGAAGAAGGTGATAACCTCCAGAGAAGGCTCCTACTGGGTGATGATGGAGTTCTCCAAGCTGGGCTACATCGGGAAGCTGTACCACTCCAGAGACCTGCCCCGCCTGGCTCACTTCCTCCTCATGTTCTACCAGGAAATGCCTTGCGACTGGCTCCTCATCCACTTCCGGGGCCTGCTGGCTCAAAAGGACGTGATCCGCTTCAAGCCCTCGCTGTTCCAGCACATGGGCTACTACTCGTCCTACAAAGGAGTGGAGAACAAACTGAAGGACGACGACTTCGAGGAGGACTCCATAGACATCCCGGACAACCCCCCAGCCGGCATTTACACCAACATCAACGTCTTTGAGAACTACGATGCCACCAAGGCTTACAGCAGTATAGTTGATGAGtatttctgggggaaacctccCTGCACCGGAGACTTCTTCATCATAATCTtcaacaaatcaacaaaaattaGCAGAATGAAAATAGTGACAGGGACAGAGGATCGGCAAAACGACATCCTTCACCACGGAGCTCTGGAAGTTGGACAGAAGTCTGTGGAGACCAAACAGGGAAGACAGTGTACATCCTACATCACATTAGGAGAGTTTAAAGTGGGCAACATTGAGATTAATGACGTGGACCACAAGATAGGCTTTGACATCGAGTGTGTCAGAATAGTTGTCACAGCTAGTCAGAAAGAATGGCTCATCATCAGAACTATCAGC